A part of Vespula pensylvanica isolate Volc-1 chromosome 20, ASM1446617v1, whole genome shotgun sequence genomic DNA contains:
- the LOC122635983 gene encoding adenosylhomocysteinase isoform X1, giving the protein MSSKPAYKIADISLAEWGRKEITLAENEMPGLIAIRQKYGPSKVLQGARIAGCLHMTVQTAVLIETLIELGAKVQWSSCNIFSTQDHAAAAIAKIGVPVYAWKGETDEEYLWCIEQTLMFDDNKPLNLILDDGGDLTNLVHTKFPQYLKDCRGISEETTTGVHNLYRMMKEGTLKVPAINVNDSVTKSKFDNLYGCRESLIDGIKRATDVMIAGKVCVVAGYGDVGKGCAQSLRALGGRVVITEIDPINALQAAMEGYQVTTMTEASTVGQIYVTTTGCKDIILGEHFLNMPNDSIVCNIGHFDCEIDVAWLEKNAVNKVNIKPQVDRYTLKNNRHIILLAEGRLVNLGCATGHSSFVMSNSFTNQVLAQIELWNKSGSYTIGVHMLPKKLDEEVAALHLNHLGVKLTELTAEQSKYLDVPIEGPYKPNHYRY; this is encoded by the exons atGTCTTCAAAGCCTGCTTACAAAATTG CTGATATATCTTTGGCTGAATGGGGTAGAAAAGAGATAACTCTAGCAGAAAATGAAATGCCTGGTCTTATAGCAATAAGACAAAAATATGGTCCATCTAAAGTACTGCAAGGAGCTCGTATTGCTGGTTGTCTTCATATGACTGTGCAAACTGCTGTTCTTATTGAAACTTTAATAGAGCTTGGAGCAAAG GTACAATGGTCATCTTGTAACATCTTTAGTACACAAGACCATGCAGCCGCTGCTATAGCAAAAATTGGAGTACCTGTTTATGCATGGAAGGGTGAAACAGACGAAGAGTATTTATGGTGTATAGAACAGACCTTGATGTTTGATGATAACAAACCTTTAAATCTAATCCTTGACGATGGTGGTGATCTTACAAATCTTGTACATACTAAATTTCcacaatatttaaaagattgtCGGGGTATATCAGAGGAAACGACAACTGGGGTACATAATCTTTATCGTATGATGAAGGAGGGAACCCTCAAGGTGCCTGCAATAAATGTTAACGATTCTGTTACAAAG agcaagtttgataatttatatggATGTAGAGAATCTTTGATTGATGGTATTAAAAGAGCAACTGATGTTATGATCGCTGGAAAAGTGTGTGTGGTAGCAGGATATGGAGATGTTGGTAAAGGATGTGCACAAAGTCTTAGAGCATTAGGTGGCCGCGTTGTTATTACAGAAATAGATCCTATAAATGCATTACAAGCAGCCATGGAAGGATATCAA gtAACTACAATGACAGAAGCATCAACAGTAGGTCAAATTTATGTCACTACTACAGGAtgtaaagatataattttagGTGAACACTTTTTAAACATGCCAAATGATTCTATTGTTTGTAATATTGGACATTTCGATTGTGAAATAGATGTTGCATggttagaaaaaaatgcaGTTAACAAAGTTAATATTAAGCCTCAAGTGGACAGatatactttaaaaaataatag aCATATCATTCTACTCGCAGAAGGTCGTTTGGTTAATTTGGGATGTGCCACGGGACATTCTAGTTTTGTCATGAGTAATTCTTTTACAAATCAAGTATTAGCACAGATTGAATTATGGAATAAATCTGGATCCTATACCATAGGCGTCCATATGTTACCAAAGAAATTAGATGAAGAAGTTGCAGCACTACATCTCAATCACCTTGGTGTAAAATTAACCGAATTGACAGCAGAACAATCTAAATACCTTGATGTTCCTATAGAAGGTCCTTATAAGCCCAACCATTACAGATACTAG
- the LOC122635983 gene encoding adenosylhomocysteinase isoform X2: MPGLIAIRQKYGPSKVLQGARIAGCLHMTVQTAVLIETLIELGAKVQWSSCNIFSTQDHAAAAIAKIGVPVYAWKGETDEEYLWCIEQTLMFDDNKPLNLILDDGGDLTNLVHTKFPQYLKDCRGISEETTTGVHNLYRMMKEGTLKVPAINVNDSVTKSKFDNLYGCRESLIDGIKRATDVMIAGKVCVVAGYGDVGKGCAQSLRALGGRVVITEIDPINALQAAMEGYQVTTMTEASTVGQIYVTTTGCKDIILGEHFLNMPNDSIVCNIGHFDCEIDVAWLEKNAVNKVNIKPQVDRYTLKNNRHIILLAEGRLVNLGCATGHSSFVMSNSFTNQVLAQIELWNKSGSYTIGVHMLPKKLDEEVAALHLNHLGVKLTELTAEQSKYLDVPIEGPYKPNHYRY, from the exons ATGCCTGGTCTTATAGCAATAAGACAAAAATATGGTCCATCTAAAGTACTGCAAGGAGCTCGTATTGCTGGTTGTCTTCATATGACTGTGCAAACTGCTGTTCTTATTGAAACTTTAATAGAGCTTGGAGCAAAG GTACAATGGTCATCTTGTAACATCTTTAGTACACAAGACCATGCAGCCGCTGCTATAGCAAAAATTGGAGTACCTGTTTATGCATGGAAGGGTGAAACAGACGAAGAGTATTTATGGTGTATAGAACAGACCTTGATGTTTGATGATAACAAACCTTTAAATCTAATCCTTGACGATGGTGGTGATCTTACAAATCTTGTACATACTAAATTTCcacaatatttaaaagattgtCGGGGTATATCAGAGGAAACGACAACTGGGGTACATAATCTTTATCGTATGATGAAGGAGGGAACCCTCAAGGTGCCTGCAATAAATGTTAACGATTCTGTTACAAAG agcaagtttgataatttatatggATGTAGAGAATCTTTGATTGATGGTATTAAAAGAGCAACTGATGTTATGATCGCTGGAAAAGTGTGTGTGGTAGCAGGATATGGAGATGTTGGTAAAGGATGTGCACAAAGTCTTAGAGCATTAGGTGGCCGCGTTGTTATTACAGAAATAGATCCTATAAATGCATTACAAGCAGCCATGGAAGGATATCAA gtAACTACAATGACAGAAGCATCAACAGTAGGTCAAATTTATGTCACTACTACAGGAtgtaaagatataattttagGTGAACACTTTTTAAACATGCCAAATGATTCTATTGTTTGTAATATTGGACATTTCGATTGTGAAATAGATGTTGCATggttagaaaaaaatgcaGTTAACAAAGTTAATATTAAGCCTCAAGTGGACAGatatactttaaaaaataatag aCATATCATTCTACTCGCAGAAGGTCGTTTGGTTAATTTGGGATGTGCCACGGGACATTCTAGTTTTGTCATGAGTAATTCTTTTACAAATCAAGTATTAGCACAGATTGAATTATGGAATAAATCTGGATCCTATACCATAGGCGTCCATATGTTACCAAAGAAATTAGATGAAGAAGTTGCAGCACTACATCTCAATCACCTTGGTGTAAAATTAACCGAATTGACAGCAGAACAATCTAAATACCTTGATGTTCCTATAGAAGGTCCTTATAAGCCCAACCATTACAGATACTAG
- the LOC122635984 gene encoding uncharacterized protein LOC122635984: protein MVKKKVIYLPYEVNPLIKFVRWTFLIVGVVCGFKNQKKYHILESALREEEERLRPIREAELAREKAIRDEIELQELEKLFLNTSFVEKNQENLFNEE, encoded by the exons atggttaaaaaaaaagttatttatctTCCGTATGAAGTAAATCCACTAATAAAg ttTGTTAGATGGACATTTTTAATTGTTGGAGTGGTTTGTGGAtttaaaaatcagaaaaaatatcatattttggAAAGTGCATtacgcgaagaagaagaaagattacgACCTATAAGAGAAGCAGAACTTGCACGAGAAAAAGCAATTCGCGATGAAA tCGAATTACAAGAgttggaaaaattatttcttaatacatctttcgttgaaaagaatcaagaaaatctttttaacgaggaatga